The sequence GTAACCACGGAAGTAATGGCTCTTCAATTCCACTTTTATTCTACATAACTTATGCTCGTGTCAATACCGATTGTATTAGTCGCGCCGTCCCAGGTTACACCAATATCAAAGGTTTTGGCCACGTCTCTCAGCTTGAAATAGTTGTTGCCGTTGATGTTATAAGCCGTCAGGAATATTTCCCTGCCATCTTTGTAAATCTTTGAAGTGGTCGGAATTGCAACTTTGGCTTTACCATCACCCTTGGCCAGCTCGCCGCCTGATGGAGTGTAAGGTTTGTTTGAGATTAGGTTGATTGCATTGTTTGCCGCATCCCAGGTAACTTCAAAATTCTTCTCTGTATTGTTAACAGCCTGTGCCAAATCTCTCAGCTTGAAATAGTTGTAGCCGTTGATGTTGTAAGCTTCGAATTCAACAATTTTGCCGTTTACCAATACCTTTGAAGTTGTCGGGTTTACGGTTATCTTGGTTAATTCCACAGGAACCGGAGTTTCAGACGGAGTATCACCTATATGTAAGCAAAAAATACCCGGGAAGGAAGAAGAAACAAGTCCATCATCTACAAAAATAAAAAAGTATTTGCCCGGTTCGCTCAAAGTAGCAGAAGTACCATCAGCAAGCAGCCAATCTTCCGGGGGCTCGGTATAAGTCTGTTTATTTTCAAAATCATAAACATATTCTTCAAAGGAGTAGAATTTAGGTTCATAGGTTGCCGGAATATCTCCCTTATAGCAAAAATAGAAGGTACTCAATGCAGTTTTGGCAGTAACAACTACAGGTGCAGTATCTGCATAGTATGTAGGAACACCGCCATTATTGTTGTAATATTCCAAAATATCTCTAACAGTTATCTCCTCATCTTCATCATAATCATAAGCCACTACCATGTTAAGAGTCTCAGTAGGATCATCAAAATACACTTCTGCTTCCGTTTCGCTTAATATTACATTTTTCTTTGAAGAGATGTTTGTCAGCTCAACTACAATGCTTCCTTTAGTAGCTACATTACTATAGCCTCCATAAAATGTTTCAGTTGTGGCTGCAAAGGATGTTGTAGCAAGTACAAATAAAACTACCATGGCTATTACAGCTGATGAAAAACGTTTACTCAATTTAATCCTCTCCTTTTATTGGTATTTCTATTAGCAAAATTATGCATGCTTTAATATGTATCGGCATATATCGATTTTATCTATATAATAAAATGTAAATTTTTTATGTAGCCCAAAAGCAAAAAACACTGGAGCTTTTTTAACAGTTACAACTTTACATACCGTCTCATATAACGATTTAAGCCGGACGTTTTGAGTGAAAAAAGAACATATCATCCAAAAAATCAGGCTTGATTCGGTAATTCAAGCCTGATTTCTTACAACATTAACATATTTTCTTCCGGTAAAGACATAGAATATCGCATATACAATTATAAATACGCCAATACTTATAATTGTCGGCACTGTCAAACTATAACTCATAAGGTCACTTAATACTGAAATGGCAACTGTGCTGTGGATTATCCCCACTATCAGCGGCAACAGGAAAAACACACCCACCTGTTTTGATACGGACTTTTTGATTTCAACATCCGTTGTCCCCAGTTTCTTAAGTATTTCGTATTTATCTTTATCTCTGAAAGATTCGCTCAAAATCTTAAAGTATATTATGCTGCCTGTGGCAAATACAAACACTAGAAACAGGAAAGCTCCAAGAAAATATACTATTCCAATTAAGTCGTACATTGCAGCGCCAGCTATAAAATAGGTGAATAGTCTTGAATTCTCCGGCAGTATTTGAGCCAGCTGTAAAGTCAAATCCTTTGTGTCTTCCGGATTGTCAAGTATAATTCCATTAAACTGTTTCTCTTCAAATTCAGACTTTAATGTTTCATATTCTTCCTCGCCGACAACAACACAAGGAAAAGGCAATCCGCTTCCAAACAAAGGAATCTTTGTCTGAGCTTTTATTCTGTAGACCCTGTCACCTATTTTTATATCATTTTTTTCCAACAGGCTCATAAAGACTCCGGGTCTCTCTACATATACCGCTTCTTCCTTCAGCTGTCCAATTTTAGATAAAATTTTATCCCGCCCTTTAACATTAAGATCCGTCAGTATCCTTTGAAAAGTGGACAGTTTCACCACTACAACCTGTGAATCAGGGACAAACAAAAAGTTGGCCTTTTCTTTCAGCTTAACGTTATGATTCGATTTTCCTATTATTTCATCCACTCTTTCTATTTCTTCCTGTTTTTCGGAAATATAGGTAACAGTATATGGTACCTCAATCTTATGGTTCTCATTTACAAAATACTTAAGAGAGCTAACCGTACCAAAGGATGTTATACACACAGTTATCGATACCGCTACTGCTGCAAGGGCCCTATAGTTGCCCTTTATCCTAAAGGCTATATTTGAAAAGCTTATAATATTTGTGCCTTTATACAAAAACTTTTTTCTGCTTATGAAGTACCTGATAATCATTGATAAAAGAGAACCAAACAGCCAGTAAGTGCCTATAACGACCAGAATCACTGTCCATAAGAGGGCTTTTCCAAACCCGAACTTGCCATAATTTACCGCAATATAATATGCAGCACCTATAACCATTAATGAGGCAATGCCTTTTAAATAATTAATTTTAGGAAGCTCCTCCGATTTTTTCAACGTATTTATCAAATCAATCAAATTTGTCCTGACAACATCTATATATCCTTTCAGGAATGTAATAAATAAAATGACCAAATATGCAACTACAGTCTCTACAATAGCCTTTACTGATATGAAGAAATTAATTCTCATATTCAGTAAAGCTACCTTTGCAAGCAACATCAGAAACAATTTGCTGAACAGAATTCCAAGCGACAGGCCGATTACCAAAGACATTATCCCCATCAACAATCCTTCCGATGCAAACATAAAGGCAATTTTATAGTTATCAATTCCCATGAAAGCATATACTGCTATTTCCTTTTTCCTTTGGTTCAGAAAGAAGTTGCCGGAATACATAATGAAAAATATCAGAAACAATATCATAAGCAGGGAGGCAACCACTGATGAACTCTGTACATATACAGTTAAATCTCTTGCCTCCCGGAATTGAGGGTTGAATCTCATAGATGCAAAATTATAATAGGTGGCTACTGATAAAATCATTGCCATAAGATACATTCCATAAGCTTTTATATTTCTTCTAAAACTCATAACAGCCAATTTAAATGAGTTCACCCACGCCACCTCCCATAGTTCCGACAAAGTCGATAATTCTTTTAAAGAACTCTTTTCTGGTCGAGTCTTTATCCAATCTTGCATGAATTTTTCCATCCTTCAGGTATAAAATTCTTTTGCAGTAACTGGCTGCAAAAGCATCATGGGTAACCATTATTATAGTTGCATTCAATTCCTCATTCATCCTCAAAAGGCATTGCAATAATTCCTGCGAAGATTTGGAATCCAACGCTCCTGTAGGTTCATCAGCAAAAACTATGGACGGCGATGTGATAAGTGCTCTGGCTGCGGCCGCTCTTTGCTTTTGCCCCCCTGACAGCTGATAAGGGTATTTCTTAAGATGTTCCTTTAATCCAAAGAACTCACTTAACTTTTCCACCTTTTCTTTTATTTCCTTTACATTTACATTTGAAAGTGCGAGGGGCAACGCTATGTTATCTTCAACCGACATATTGTCCAAAAGATTGAAGTCCTGAAACAAAAATCCGATCTTGTTTCTTCTGAACAATGAAAGTTCCCTGTTTTTCATAGTTAAAACATCCCTGCCATCATAAAAAATATTGCCTGATGTAGGTCTGTCGATTGTAGACAGGATATTTAGCAAGGTGGTTTTGCCTGCTCCTGACGGACCCATTATTCCCAGGAATTCCCCTTTGTATACTTTTAAGTCAATACCGTCCAAAGCCGTAAAAGCCATTCCCTTTGAACCATATTCCTTCCTCAGGTTCTTTGCTTCAAGTACTGCTTCCATACTATCTCCTCCGGATTCATAATAAAATTCTCTCCTAAATAAAAGAGAGAATTTATTCTTCTACTTATATTCTAATTGCTGCAAAAGCTTCATTCCATCACTTATGGTGACAATAGAGTTTTTAATGTTACATTTTTGTCACCTTTAAATAATCCGACAGCTTGTAAAATATTATTTTGAATTCAGTGTATTTCGATACCTCAGAGGATACTTCAATATTGAAGTTCAATTGGTCCGCCACTTTTTTGCAGATATAAAGTCCCATGCCCGTGGACTTTGTAGTCTTTCTGCCGTTTTCTCCTGTAAATCCCCTGTCAAAAATCCTGTCTATATCCTTTTCAGGTATTCCCATTCCATTGTCCCATATAGTCAGTATTACGCTTTCATCATTCTCCTCGCCCTGTATTTTTATTTTTCCATGGACATCTACGTATTTACAGGCATTGTTGACTATCTGTTCTATCACATAATAGGCCCATTTTTTGTCGGTAAATATGTTGAAATCCAGATTACCCATTTCCAGTTCTATTTTTTTCGATATAAACAAATTCATATTGTTCTTTACCACATTTTTAACCAGACTGCTTAAATTGACTTCTTCCACTATAAAATCCTGACTGTAGCTGGAGGCTCTGCTCATATGGAGCACTTGATTGACAAGGAAGTTCATCCTTTCCGTTTCCTGTATCAGCTCCTTTGACAGGTCATATTGCCCTTCATCTTCCAATTTGTCAGCTATAAGTTCACAGACTGACAGGGGTATTTTGATTTCATGAACCCATTTTGTTATATAATCATTTATCTCTTCCAAATTCTTTTTAAGTTTCTCTGTCTCCTCCAGCTTTTCTTTATTCTTTAACTCAATAATATCCCTTATTAATATTTCTTCCAGCCTGTTTCCCCGTGGTATAAAACTGTCTATATTTTCCCCTGCATCCAAAGCCCTTTTCAAATCCTTGTATGAATTTCTCCATTTGGTATAATCTATGGCCAAAAAGATTAGGAAGACGAAGAAAAAGAGGATATTTAAATAGAAAATATCCAATAATGATTTTTTTAAATCCACACTGCTGATTAATACCAAATCCGTTATTAAAATAATCAGTAAGAAAAATACAATTTGTCTGTATGAGTCCTTTAAATACTTAAATACATTCATGGTATCATATACCCCTGTGATTTTTTAGTTACTATTAAATCTTTTAAGCCAATGTCCTCCAATTTGCTTCTAAGCCTGTTTACATTTACCGTTAAAGTATTTTCGCTGATGAAATACTCGCTTTCCCAAAGAACTCTCATAATCTTGTCCCTGGATACTATTTTCCCTTTGTTTCTCATAAGGAGCTGAAGTATTTTGAATTCATTTTTGGTAAGCTCTATATTTTTCCCATTATAGGTAAGGGTTCCGTCATTAGTATTAAGAATTGCTCCATTGCATTCAATTATCTGCCCGTCAAACTGTCCGTAAGAATAGGCTCTCCTGATAAGTGCCTGCATTTTTGCCAGTAAAACATCCATTGAAAAAGGCTTGGTTACATAATCATCCCCGCCCATGTTAACCGCCATTACGATATCCATATTGCTATCCCTTGAGGAAAGAAATATAACCGGAACGTTGGATATATCCCTAATCTTTTTGCACCAGTAAAATCCGTCAAAATATGGCAGGTTTATATCCATTATGACCAGATGGGGATTGTGTTTTGCAAATTCTTTTAATATGTCCTCAAAATTTTGAACGGCAATGCCTTCAAAGTTCCATTTGGAAATGCCCTCTTTTATGTTATTGCAGAGGGCTTTGTCGTCTTCCACGATGAGTATCTTGTACATTTAACCACCTCAAATTTTGATTGCGCCAACTGAATCGGCAAACGTTTTAAGCCTTATTGTTAATGCTACTCTAAAATTAGTTCTTTCCAATGTTAGTTGAATAACCTCATTTTTTCGAGCCGAGAATTTTGGTTTTTAGTGTTTCAAAACTACAACGGCCATACATAATTCGTTTTATTACCTTCAGTTTATTAATGTACCCTTCTACAAGCCCATTACTATATTCATATTTTATCGCATTCCTTACAGCCTCCATATCTCGTTCAATCACATTTATAAAACTGTTTATCTCCGGTATGTTTAGATTTTTGGCTCCCTCCATCCATTTATCCAAAGCATCAATATTTTTATCAGTTAGCATACTCTTAAATTCCCATGTTATTTTATATATCTTTTCAAAAAACGGATATTCTTTGCATATCATTTCAAATTGTTTCTTACTAATTATTTTTACTTTTTCTATTGGTTGGTACAATAGCTTTAATATATTTTCTCTTTTTATTGTTTCTGTTTTTGTCCCATCTTTCCTACTTTTATCGTAATATTTTTTCTCCGCTTCTTCCAGTCTGTTATATAATCCCGCACAGTTGATGATGAACCCTCATATCCCATTTCGCGTATCTTCTCCTCAATATATGAACCCATAATCCCTTTCTCAAGGTATTCGTCAATCGCTTTTATATATGGTGTCAGCTTCCCATTTCTCTTTTTGCCATAGGTAGCATGGACCGGATTAAAGTTTTCATCAAGATATCTGCTAACTGTTTTTCTATTAAGCCCGGTACGCCTGGATATCTCTCTATTACTCAAACCTATTCCCTTTAACTCCCGCACCTCATTTACACGTTCCATTTTTTGCTTTACTCTTTCTTCATGTATGATCATCTTTTTTGTCTGGAATGACTTTTCCCTTTTTTCAGCCGTCATTGCCATTAGCTTATCATAAGCTCGTATATCCATATTTAAGCTTCGGCAAATTTCTGTTTTACATCTTCCTTCTAATAGGAGTTGTTTTATCTTTTCATATTTTTCTTTCAATGTAAGTTTTCTGTTTTCATCTGCCTGTCTTATTGTTTTTATCTCTTTAGTTTCCTGACTGACAGCTTGTATTAAAACTTGCGGCTTTAATCTCTTTTTTAGATACTCTGTTATATAGGAAGTCAGATTCTTCAGTAAATGAAAACGGTCACTTATTTGTAAAGCTTCCGGGTGTGCATTTGCAATTGCATTATTATAGATAACAGATCCATCTCTTGATATCACACGAAGATTTAGATATGTTTTTAACCACTCGCAAACAGTCTCATAATCCCTTGAGTCAATCATATCAAGTATTTGATGCGTAAAAATATCTATCATAATTGTTCCATAGCTTTTTCGCTTTTTAATAGCAAAATCATCAATGCAAACAGCTGTTACTGTCTTTTTGTCAACAACCGGTGTTTCTTTTTTTTAAGAGATTGCAAACTGTACTTTTACCGATATCCACAACATTTTCCTTTAGAGCTTTTGATGCTGCAACGGAACTGCAATTTATTGACAGTCGTACAATTTCATCCTCAAGACGACGGGTTTTCTTCGCTTTATAGGAGATAAAATCAAATCTTTCTGCAAAAGTAGTATGACTACAATCAGGATTATCACAAAACATTTTTCTGTTACGTATAATAATAAATACCTTATTACCTTGTATTGGAAGGTCCTGAAAAATTCTGTTGTAGGTGGAATGTATTCTGGATGATGACTGGCCGCAAAATGGACATGTTACTTCTTTGCGGTTGGAAGCTACTGTTATATAGCATTTGCCATCATTTATTTCATGATTAATATAGTCTAAGTTTGGATCTAATTGTTTAATAAACTTATCCATGGTATAATCTCTTTTCTTTTGTTTGATTTTTATTTATTTTATCATGTTTTTTTGTTTATTTCAACTAACTTTGGAAAGAACCAATTTGGTTCTTTCCAAAGTTAGTTGAATAACTTCATTTATAAAAAGATAAGAGACGCAAACCCTTAAATTTCAAGGTTTAGCGTCTCTTTTACGCTCTATAACTGTCAAACTCGGGATTTTTATTTATTGTATCGTATTTTTTCATTTATTTCAAACTAAACTCGGAAAACTCCTACAACTTTTTGAATATCTTCAAGGTTAAACACCTCAAGTTTCAAAAAATCTTCATGTTTCAAAAATTGGAGATATTATATCCACATGTTAACAACAATCATTTGCCGTCCACGGTCTTTCATATAAAATAATTTACATCTGTCAGCCCAAAACCTGTCCTCATCACCTGTACAATTCCAGGGCACCAAAACAGTCCGGTGTCACTTCGCCGGTTTCAGGGTTTCGTGGGCTGTGTACATTATACATGTATCCTGTTTTTCCGTATCTGCCAAGCTTGTTTTGGTCATAATGGTCGCTATCCATGCAAATATGAGTAGCTCTCAGAGCCACTGTCACATTAGGGCTGCCTTCAAAATGCTCACGTTCCCATAAAAATTCACATTCAATGCTAAGAAAACACTCTGCAATGCGTGGAGCATTTACAGTCTTCGCTTTTTCAGCAGTCAATCCCGACAAGGTGATCTCGTCATCATCAAAGCCGTTATTTTTAATTGTTTGGACACATTTATCACAAATATCGTAAGACGGAAAATTCAACACACAACATTTTGTTTCCTTTAAGCTCTGATATAAATGTCCGTCCTTTGACACTGAGCCGATAATGCAAATAAATTCACCACTGTCACCGACAAAAGTTGACCAGGATTGCAAACAAGCATTTTCTTTTCCA comes from Acetivibrio thermocellus ATCC 27405 and encodes:
- a CDS encoding response regulator transcription factor, whose translation is MYKILIVEDDKALCNNIKEGISKWNFEGIAVQNFEDILKEFAKHNPHLVIMDINLPYFDGFYWCKKIRDISNVPVIFLSSRDSNMDIVMAVNMGGDDYVTKPFSMDVLLAKMQALIRRAYSYGQFDGQIIECNGAILNTNDGTLTYNGKNIELTKNEFKILQLLMRNKGKIVSRDKIMRVLWESEYFISENTLTVNVNRLRSKLEDIGLKDLIVTKKSQGYMIP
- a CDS encoding stalk domain-containing protein: MSKRFSSAVIAMVVLFVLATTSFAATTETFYGGYSNVATKGSIVVELTNISSKKNVILSETEAEVYFDDPTETLNMVVAYDYDEDEEITVRDILEYYNNNGGVPTYYADTAPVVVTAKTALSTFYFCYKGDIPATYEPKFYSFEEYVYDFENKQTYTEPPEDWLLADGTSATLSEPGKYFFIFVDDGLVSSSFPGIFCLHIGDTPSETPVPVELTKITVNPTTSKVLVNGKIVEFEAYNINGYNYFKLRDLAQAVNNTEKNFEVTWDAANNAINLISNKPYTPSGGELAKGDGKAKVAIPTTSKIYKDGREIFLTAYNINGNNYFKLRDVAKTFDIGVTWDGATNTIGIDTSISYVE
- a CDS encoding sensor histidine kinase, producing MNVFKYLKDSYRQIVFFLLIILITDLVLISSVDLKKSLLDIFYLNILFFFVFLIFLAIDYTKWRNSYKDLKRALDAGENIDSFIPRGNRLEEILIRDIIELKNKEKLEETEKLKKNLEEINDYITKWVHEIKIPLSVCELIADKLEDEGQYDLSKELIQETERMNFLVNQVLHMSRASSYSQDFIVEEVNLSSLVKNVVKNNMNLFISKKIELEMGNLDFNIFTDKKWAYYVIEQIVNNACKYVDVHGKIKIQGEENDESVILTIWDNGMGIPEKDIDRIFDRGFTGENGRKTTKSTGMGLYICKKVADQLNFNIEVSSEVSKYTEFKIIFYKLSDYLKVTKM
- a CDS encoding ABC transporter ATP-binding protein; translated protein: MEAVLEAKNLRKEYGSKGMAFTALDGIDLKVYKGEFLGIMGPSGAGKTTLLNILSTIDRPTSGNIFYDGRDVLTMKNRELSLFRRNKIGFLFQDFNLLDNMSVEDNIALPLALSNVNVKEIKEKVEKLSEFFGLKEHLKKYPYQLSGGQKQRAAAARALITSPSIVFADEPTGALDSKSSQELLQCLLRMNEELNATIIMVTHDAFAASYCKRILYLKDGKIHARLDKDSTRKEFFKRIIDFVGTMGGGVGELI
- a CDS encoding ABC transporter permease, with protein sequence MNSFKLAVMSFRRNIKAYGMYLMAMILSVATYYNFASMRFNPQFREARDLTVYVQSSSVVASLLMILFLIFFIMYSGNFFLNQRKKEIAVYAFMGIDNYKIAFMFASEGLLMGIMSLVIGLSLGILFSKLFLMLLAKVALLNMRINFFISVKAIVETVVAYLVILFITFLKGYIDVVRTNLIDLINTLKKSEELPKINYLKGIASLMVIGAAYYIAVNYGKFGFGKALLWTVILVVIGTYWLFGSLLSMIIRYFISRKKFLYKGTNIISFSNIAFRIKGNYRALAAVAVSITVCITSFGTVSSLKYFVNENHKIEVPYTVTYISEKQEEIERVDEIIGKSNHNVKLKEKANFLFVPDSQVVVVKLSTFQRILTDLNVKGRDKILSKIGQLKEEAVYVERPGVFMSLLEKNDIKIGDRVYRIKAQTKIPLFGSGLPFPCVVVGEEEYETLKSEFEEKQFNGIILDNPEDTKDLTLQLAQILPENSRLFTYFIAGAAMYDLIGIVYFLGAFLFLVFVFATGSIIYFKILSESFRDKDKYEILKKLGTTDVEIKKSVSKQVGVFFLLPLIVGIIHSTVAISVLSDLMSYSLTVPTIISIGVFIIVYAIFYVFTGRKYVNVVRNQA
- a CDS encoding flavin reductase family protein, translated to MCKRNNRYYEEPYSQSGFNVTEAWPGELTFFSWQDFVTAIPSPLFLITTYKSNGKENACLQSWSTFVGDSGEFICIIGSVSKDGHLYQSLKETKCCVLNFPSYDICDKCVQTIKNNGFDDDEITLSGLTAEKAKTVNAPRIAECFLSIECEFLWEREHFEGSPNVTVALRATHICMDSDHYDQNKLGRYGKTGYMYNVHSPRNPETGEVTPDCFGALELYR
- a CDS encoding transposase, producing MDDFAIKKRKSYGTIMIDIFTHQILDMIDSRDYETVCEWLKTYLNLRVISRDGSVIYNNAIANAHPEALQISDRFHLLKNLTSYITEYLKKRLKPQVLIQAVSQETKEIKTIRQADENRKLTLKEKYEKIKQLLLEGRCKTEICRSLNMDIRAYDKLMAMTAEKREKSFQTKKMIIHEERVKQKMERVNEVRELKGIGLSNREISRRTGLNRKTVSRYLDENFNPVHATYGKKRNGKLTPYIKAIDEYLEKGIMGSYIEEKIREMGYEGSSSTVRDYITDWKKRRKNITIKVGKMGQKQKQ
- a CDS encoding transposase; the protein is MYQPIEKVKIISKKQFEMICKEYPFFEKIYKITWEFKSMLTDKNIDALDKWMEGAKNLNIPEINSFINVIERDMEAVRNAIKYEYSNGLVEGYINKLKVIKRIMYGRCSFETLKTKILGSKK
- a CDS encoding ISL3 family transposase, coding for MDKFIKQLDPNLDYINHEINDGKCYITVASNRKEVTCPFCGQSSSRIHSTYNRIFQDLPIQGNKVFIIIRNRKMFCDNPDCSHTTFAERFDFISYKAKKTRRLEDEIVRLSINCSSVAASKALKENVVDIGKSTVCNLLKKRNTGC